In a single window of the Osmerus eperlanus chromosome 2, fOsmEpe2.1, whole genome shotgun sequence genome:
- the sun1b gene encoding SUN domain-containing protein 1 isoform X2 — translation MTMDFSRLHTYTPPQCAPENTGYTYSLSSSYSTAALEFEQQHHIAPVFDSPRMSRRSLRLQTTGGLYGNDSLATDFSANHSSVTYSTGGSGRREARTVRSRKQQSLSQTLTETPSRTLSFSTTTTPASGPAASNACLLSSALDQSSLRQHATSTSATTEGYWDANKEAILKERRSRAEHGSSKVNGDLHSAASHTHTAHVNGYICNDCSIHSDRKEVLTTHTAAATTSSSAQAAASRAAALSSSSSSSSTIYSWDKSRRNKTGALASVSGACVRLARRALAPAVSLVTLLFQNLLWLASKAVSPPGKGLMASVCDSARRAVSSSVAGLWLVKQSTLHRMGYRANGYEGKAHSSYCGSMNVKDMVTGDGHLGLNGSLCDDCKGKQHLETHTVVHTHTSRARRLVGALWSLLAYTGYLLLQPGYWLLRAGRVAGSGVAGLAQKLLSVLWMILAAPGKAGRGVLWCVGTGWYQLVSLMSLLNVFILTWCLPKLWKLLLFLLPLLLILALWFWGPSSATLLSLLPAFNLTSPLTYLASLVPASVPVSTPPSPAAVVPLEKSAAASTPQAQPALPSAAAVSGADLERLERVERRLAVLWEQVQQGDQEQERRHGDALGLYQGLRLQLESRTDRDGLGLWVSGLLEDRLAALRGELEQEGSHRTQSEEQQRERQQSQEARLAELEVLLQQLAVKTQGVQQRQQEEQQRQQEEQQRQQEDQQRQQEQQQRQQEEEELREKERASLASTAPPAPAPAPAPAPAPAPISVGVEQKAHDALLAEVQRLEAELGRVRQDLQGVMGCQGKCEQLDTLQGMVSAQVTAQVSAQVKKELLALFYPGGQAQGEVPEALLAWLSERYVRGADLQASLASLELGILRDVALQLEQSRAQALSEAQALTEAQAQAQIHTITQTVTQSVQHSAAGEGLSEEQVQLIVQNALKLYSQDRTGLVDYALESGGGSILSTRCSETYETKTALMSLFGLPLWYFSQSPRVVIQPDVYPGNCWAFKGSQGYLVIRLSLKVLPTAFCLEHIPKALSPTGHISSAPRNFTVYGLDDEYQEEGKLLGQYTYQDDGDSLQTFPVMEKNDKAFQIIEVRVLTNWGHPEYTCLYRVRVHGEPRVQ, via the exons ATGACCATGGATTTTTCCcgcctgcacacatacacacctccccAGTGTGCTCCGGAGAACACAGGATATACCTACTCTCTCAG ctccagctactcgaCGGCAGCGCTCGAGTTTGAGCAGCAGCATCACATCGCTCCCGTCTTCGACTCTCCCAGGATGTCGCGGCGCAGCCTGCGTCTGCAGACCACCGGCGGTCTCTATGGCAACGACAGCCTGGCCACCGACTTCTCCGCCAACCACAGCTCGGTGACCTACAGCACCGGAGGGTCCGGTCGGAGAGAGGCACG GACGGTGAGGAGCAGGAAGCAGCAGTCGCTCTCCCAGACCCTCACAGAGACGCCGAGCAGGACCCTGtccttctccaccaccaccacgcctGCCAGCGGGCCCGCGGCCAGCAACGCCTGCCTGCTCTCCTCCGCCCTGGATCAGTCCAGCCTACGCCAGCACGCCACCAGCACCTCCGCTACCACTGAGGGATACTGGG ATGCAAATAAGGAGGCCATTCTCAAAG AGAGGAGATCTAGGGCGGAGCACGGCTCCTCAAAGGTCAACGGCGACCTCCACAGCGCCGCTTCGCACACCCACACGGCGCACGTCAACGGCTACATCTGCAACGACTGCTCCATCCACTCTGACAGGAAAGAGGTCCTCACCACTCACACCGCTGccgccaccacctcctcctccgctcagGCTGCCGCCTCCAGAGCTGCCGCCctctcatcttcatcctcctcctcctcaaccatCTACTCCTGGGATAAGAGTCGGAGGAACAAGACAG gggcGCTAGCGTCCGTGTCTGGCGCCTGTGTGCGCCTCGCCAGACGGGCCCTGGCCCCCGCCGTCTCCCTGGTGACCCTCCTCTTCCAGAACCTTCTCTGGCTGGCCTCCAAGGCCGTCAGTCCGCCAGGAAAAG GTTTGATGGCGTCGGTGTGCGACTCTGCCAGGCGAGCAGTGTCTTCCAGCGTGGCTGGCCTGTGGTTGGTCAAGCAGAGCACCCTCCACAGGATGGGCTACAGAGCTAACGGCTACGAAGGCAAAG CTCACTCCAGCTACTGTGGGAGCATGAATGTGAAAGACATGGTGACAGGAGACGGACACCTCGGTCTGAACGGCTCCCTTT GTGACGACTGCAAAGGGAAGcagcacctggagacacacactgtggtccacacacacacctccagggcCCGCCGCCTGGTGGGGGCGCTGTGGAGCCTCCTAGCTTACACAG gctACCTACTGCTGCAGCCTGGCTACTGGCTGTTGAGGGCGGGCAGGGTGGCGGGGTCCGGGGTGGCAGGCCTGGCCCAGAAGCTGCTCTCAGTGCTGTGGATGATCCTGGCTGCTCCAG GGAAGGCAGGCAGAGGAgtgctgtggtgtgtggggACAGGATGGTACCAGCTGgtgtctctcatgtctctcctgaACGTCTTCATCCTgacatg GTGCCTGCCTAAACTATGGAAACTGCTCCTGTTCCTCTTGCCCCTCTTGCTGATCCTGG CTCTGTGGTTCTGGGGTCCGTCCAgtgccaccctcctctccctcctgccggCCTTCAACCTGACGTCCCCCCTCACCTACCTGGCCAGCCTGGTCCCTGCCTCCGTCCCcgtctccacccccccatcccccgccGCCGTCGTGCCCCTGGAGAAGTCCGCCGCGGCCTCCACCCCCCAGGCACAG CCGGCCCTCCCCTCAGCTGCGGCGGTCAGCGGCGCGGACCTGGAGCGCCTGGAGCGCGTGGAGCGCCGCCTGGCCGTGCTGTGGGAGCAGGTCCAGCAGGGCGACCAGGAGCAGGAGCGTCGCCACGGGGACGCCCTGGGCCTATACCAGGGCCTGAGGCTGCAGCTGGAGAGCCGCACCGACCGGGACGGCCTGGGCCTCTGGGTCTCCGGCCTGCTGGAGGACAGGCTGGCCGCGCTCCGTGGagagctggagcaggagggCAGCCACAGGACACAG tctgAGGAGCAGCAGAGGGAGCGACAGCAGAGTCAGGAAGCCAGGCTGGCAGAGCTGGAGGTGCTGCTGCAGCAGCTGGCTGTTAAGACCCAG GGGGtgcagcagaggcagcaggaggagcagcagaggcagcaggaggagcagcagaggcagcaggaggaccagcagaggcagcaggagcagcagcagaggcagcaggaagaggaggagctgagggagaaggagagggcctccctggcctccacagcacccccggccccagccccggcaccTGCCCCGGCACCAGCCCCAGCTCCTATCAG tgtgGGCGTGGAGCAGAAGGCCCACGATGCCCTGCTGGCAGAGGTGCAGCGGCTGGAGGCGGAGCTGGGGCGGGTGCGGCAGGACCTGCAGGGGGTGATGGGATGCCAGGGCAAGTGTGAGCAGCTGGACACACTGCAGGGCATG GTGTCTGCCCAGGTGACAGCTCAGGTGTCGGCCCAAGTCAAGAAGGAGCTCCTGGCTCTGTTCTACCCCGGAGGCCAGGCCCAGGGAGAGGTGCCCGAGGCCCTGCTGGCCTGGCTGTCAGAGCGCTACGTGCGCGGGGCCGACCTGCAGGCCTCGCTCGCCTCCCTGGAGCTGGGCATCCTGAGAGACGTGGCCCTGCAGCTGGAGCAGAGCCGGGCCCAGGCGCTAAGCGAGGCCCAGGCTCTGAcggaggcccaggcccaggcccagatccacaccatcaCCCAGACGGTCACCCAGAGTGTCCAGCACTCCGCCGCCGGAGAGGGCCTGTCTGAGGAG caagtgcagctgattgtgCAGAATGCACTCAAACTCTACTCCCAGGATCGAACAGGCCTGGTGGACTACGCCCTGGAGTCTGGAG gtggcAGCATCCTCAGCACACGCTGCTCTGAGACCTACGAGACGAAGACAGCCCTCATGAGCCTGTTCGGCCTGCCACTCTGGTACTTCTCCCAGTCGCCACGCGTGGTCATCCAG CCTGATGTGTACCCAGGGAACTGCTGGGCGTTCAAGGGCTCCCAGGGCTACCTGGTGATCCGTCTGTCCCTCAAGGTCCTGCCCACAGCCTTCTGCCTGGAGCACATCCCCAAGGCCCTGTCCCCCACCGGCCACATCAGCAGCGCCCCACGCAACTTCACCGTCTAT ggtcTGGATGATGAGtaccaggaggaggggaagctGCTGGGACAGTACACCTACCAGGATGACGGGGACTCACTGCAGACCTTCCCAGtcatg GAGAAAAACGATAAGGCTTTCCAGATCATCGAGGTGCGGGTGCTGACTAACTGGGGCCACCCAGAATACACCTGCCTCTACCGCGTCCGGGTCCACGGAGAGCCCCGCGTCCAATGA
- the sun1b gene encoding SUN domain-containing protein 1 isoform X4: MSRRSLRLQTTGGLYGNDSLATDFSANHSSVTYSTGGSGRREARTVRSRKQQSLSQTLTETPSRTLSFSTTTTPASGPAASNACLLSSALDQSSLRQHATSTSATTEGYWDANKEAILKERRSRAEHGSSKVNGDLHSAASHTHTAHVNGYICNDCSIHSDRKEVLTTHTAAATTSSSAQAAASRAAALSSSSSSSSTIYSWDKSRRNKTGALASVSGACVRLARRALAPAVSLVTLLFQNLLWLASKAVSPPGKGLMASVCDSARRAVSSSVAGLWLVKQSTLHRMGYRANGYEGKAHSSYCGSMNVKDMVTGDGHLGLNGSLCDDCKGKQHLETHTVVHTHTSRARRLVGALWSLLAYTGYLLLQPGYWLLRAGRVAGSGVAGLAQKLLSVLWMILAAPGKAGRGVLWCVGTGWYQLVSLMSLLNVFILTWCLPKLWKLLLFLLPLLLILALWFWGPSSATLLSLLPAFNLTSPLTYLASLVPASVPVSTPPSPAAVVPLEKSAAASTPQAQPALPSAAAVSGADLERLERVERRLAVLWEQVQQGDQEQERRHGDALGLYQGLRLQLESRTDRDGLGLWVSGLLEDRLAALRGELEQEGSHRTQSEEQQRERQQSQEARLAELEVLLQQLAVKTQGVQQRQQEEQQRQQEEQQRQQEDQQRQQEQQQRQQEEEELREKERASLASTAPPAPAPAPAPAPAPAPISVGVEQKAHDALLAEVQRLEAELGRVRQDLQGVMGCQGKCEQLDTLQGMVSAQVTAQVSAQVKKELLALFYPGGQAQGEVPEALLAWLSERYVRGADLQASLASLELGILRDVALQLEQSRAQALSEAQALTEAQAQAQIHTITQTVTQSVQHSAAGEGLSEEQVQLIVQNALKLYSQDRTGLVDYALESGGGSILSTRCSETYETKTALMSLFGLPLWYFSQSPRVVIQPDVYPGNCWAFKGSQGYLVIRLSLKVLPTAFCLEHIPKALSPTGHISSAPRNFTVYGLDDEYQEEGKLLGQYTYQDDGDSLQTFPVMEKNDKAFQIIEVRVLTNWGHPEYTCLYRVRVHGEPRVQ, from the exons ATGTCGCGGCGCAGCCTGCGTCTGCAGACCACCGGCGGTCTCTATGGCAACGACAGCCTGGCCACCGACTTCTCCGCCAACCACAGCTCGGTGACCTACAGCACCGGAGGGTCCGGTCGGAGAGAGGCACG GACGGTGAGGAGCAGGAAGCAGCAGTCGCTCTCCCAGACCCTCACAGAGACGCCGAGCAGGACCCTGtccttctccaccaccaccacgcctGCCAGCGGGCCCGCGGCCAGCAACGCCTGCCTGCTCTCCTCCGCCCTGGATCAGTCCAGCCTACGCCAGCACGCCACCAGCACCTCCGCTACCACTGAGGGATACTGGG ATGCAAATAAGGAGGCCATTCTCAAAG AGAGGAGATCTAGGGCGGAGCACGGCTCCTCAAAGGTCAACGGCGACCTCCACAGCGCCGCTTCGCACACCCACACGGCGCACGTCAACGGCTACATCTGCAACGACTGCTCCATCCACTCTGACAGGAAAGAGGTCCTCACCACTCACACCGCTGccgccaccacctcctcctccgctcagGCTGCCGCCTCCAGAGCTGCCGCCctctcatcttcatcctcctcctcctcaaccatCTACTCCTGGGATAAGAGTCGGAGGAACAAGACAG gggcGCTAGCGTCCGTGTCTGGCGCCTGTGTGCGCCTCGCCAGACGGGCCCTGGCCCCCGCCGTCTCCCTGGTGACCCTCCTCTTCCAGAACCTTCTCTGGCTGGCCTCCAAGGCCGTCAGTCCGCCAGGAAAAG GTTTGATGGCGTCGGTGTGCGACTCTGCCAGGCGAGCAGTGTCTTCCAGCGTGGCTGGCCTGTGGTTGGTCAAGCAGAGCACCCTCCACAGGATGGGCTACAGAGCTAACGGCTACGAAGGCAAAG CTCACTCCAGCTACTGTGGGAGCATGAATGTGAAAGACATGGTGACAGGAGACGGACACCTCGGTCTGAACGGCTCCCTTT GTGACGACTGCAAAGGGAAGcagcacctggagacacacactgtggtccacacacacacctccagggcCCGCCGCCTGGTGGGGGCGCTGTGGAGCCTCCTAGCTTACACAG gctACCTACTGCTGCAGCCTGGCTACTGGCTGTTGAGGGCGGGCAGGGTGGCGGGGTCCGGGGTGGCAGGCCTGGCCCAGAAGCTGCTCTCAGTGCTGTGGATGATCCTGGCTGCTCCAG GGAAGGCAGGCAGAGGAgtgctgtggtgtgtggggACAGGATGGTACCAGCTGgtgtctctcatgtctctcctgaACGTCTTCATCCTgacatg GTGCCTGCCTAAACTATGGAAACTGCTCCTGTTCCTCTTGCCCCTCTTGCTGATCCTGG CTCTGTGGTTCTGGGGTCCGTCCAgtgccaccctcctctccctcctgccggCCTTCAACCTGACGTCCCCCCTCACCTACCTGGCCAGCCTGGTCCCTGCCTCCGTCCCcgtctccacccccccatcccccgccGCCGTCGTGCCCCTGGAGAAGTCCGCCGCGGCCTCCACCCCCCAGGCACAG CCGGCCCTCCCCTCAGCTGCGGCGGTCAGCGGCGCGGACCTGGAGCGCCTGGAGCGCGTGGAGCGCCGCCTGGCCGTGCTGTGGGAGCAGGTCCAGCAGGGCGACCAGGAGCAGGAGCGTCGCCACGGGGACGCCCTGGGCCTATACCAGGGCCTGAGGCTGCAGCTGGAGAGCCGCACCGACCGGGACGGCCTGGGCCTCTGGGTCTCCGGCCTGCTGGAGGACAGGCTGGCCGCGCTCCGTGGagagctggagcaggagggCAGCCACAGGACACAG tctgAGGAGCAGCAGAGGGAGCGACAGCAGAGTCAGGAAGCCAGGCTGGCAGAGCTGGAGGTGCTGCTGCAGCAGCTGGCTGTTAAGACCCAG GGGGtgcagcagaggcagcaggaggagcagcagaggcagcaggaggagcagcagaggcagcaggaggaccagcagaggcagcaggagcagcagcagaggcagcaggaagaggaggagctgagggagaaggagagggcctccctggcctccacagcacccccggccccagccccggcaccTGCCCCGGCACCAGCCCCAGCTCCTATCAG tgtgGGCGTGGAGCAGAAGGCCCACGATGCCCTGCTGGCAGAGGTGCAGCGGCTGGAGGCGGAGCTGGGGCGGGTGCGGCAGGACCTGCAGGGGGTGATGGGATGCCAGGGCAAGTGTGAGCAGCTGGACACACTGCAGGGCATG GTGTCTGCCCAGGTGACAGCTCAGGTGTCGGCCCAAGTCAAGAAGGAGCTCCTGGCTCTGTTCTACCCCGGAGGCCAGGCCCAGGGAGAGGTGCCCGAGGCCCTGCTGGCCTGGCTGTCAGAGCGCTACGTGCGCGGGGCCGACCTGCAGGCCTCGCTCGCCTCCCTGGAGCTGGGCATCCTGAGAGACGTGGCCCTGCAGCTGGAGCAGAGCCGGGCCCAGGCGCTAAGCGAGGCCCAGGCTCTGAcggaggcccaggcccaggcccagatccacaccatcaCCCAGACGGTCACCCAGAGTGTCCAGCACTCCGCCGCCGGAGAGGGCCTGTCTGAGGAG caagtgcagctgattgtgCAGAATGCACTCAAACTCTACTCCCAGGATCGAACAGGCCTGGTGGACTACGCCCTGGAGTCTGGAG gtggcAGCATCCTCAGCACACGCTGCTCTGAGACCTACGAGACGAAGACAGCCCTCATGAGCCTGTTCGGCCTGCCACTCTGGTACTTCTCCCAGTCGCCACGCGTGGTCATCCAG CCTGATGTGTACCCAGGGAACTGCTGGGCGTTCAAGGGCTCCCAGGGCTACCTGGTGATCCGTCTGTCCCTCAAGGTCCTGCCCACAGCCTTCTGCCTGGAGCACATCCCCAAGGCCCTGTCCCCCACCGGCCACATCAGCAGCGCCCCACGCAACTTCACCGTCTAT ggtcTGGATGATGAGtaccaggaggaggggaagctGCTGGGACAGTACACCTACCAGGATGACGGGGACTCACTGCAGACCTTCCCAGtcatg GAGAAAAACGATAAGGCTTTCCAGATCATCGAGGTGCGGGTGCTGACTAACTGGGGCCACCCAGAATACACCTGCCTCTACCGCGTCCGGGTCCACGGAGAGCCCCGCGTCCAATGA